A stretch of Amycolatopsis balhimycina FH 1894 DNA encodes these proteins:
- the ectA gene encoding diaminobutyrate acetyltransferase codes for MRRWRAENSLLRFLSMSVTHLIESPTKADGAELWRIARDSAKLDLNSPYAYMLWCRDFAESSVVAREDGRAVGFVIAYRRPDEPEAALVWQVAVDASQRGKGLAGALLDALYTRLVGEGVRYLETTITPDNEASIRLFTSFAKRWNAAMETSVLFGGDEFPEAGHLAEDLYRIGPLTAPANPGE; via the coding sequence CTGCGTCGCTGGCGAGCGGAAAATTCTCTGTTACGTTTCCTGAGTATGTCCGTAACGCACTTGATCGAATCCCCGACCAAGGCCGACGGCGCGGAGCTGTGGCGAATCGCGCGTGATTCCGCCAAGCTCGATCTCAACTCGCCGTACGCATACATGCTGTGGTGCCGCGATTTCGCCGAGTCTTCGGTGGTCGCGCGTGAGGACGGCAGGGCGGTCGGTTTCGTCATCGCCTACCGCAGGCCGGACGAGCCCGAGGCGGCGCTCGTCTGGCAGGTCGCGGTCGACGCGTCCCAGCGCGGAAAAGGCCTGGCCGGGGCCCTGCTCGACGCGCTGTACACGCGCCTGGTCGGCGAGGGAGTGCGTTACCTCGAGACCACCATCACCCCGGACAACGAGGCGTCCATCCGGCTGTTCACGTCGTTCGCGAAGCGGTGGAACGCCGCGATGGAAACCAGTGTGCTGTTCGGCGGGGACGAATTCCCCGAAGCCGGGCACCTGGCCGAAGACCTTTACCGCATCGGTCCGCTGACGGCGCCTGCGAATCCGGGCGAGTAG
- the ectB gene encoding diaminobutyrate--2-oxoglutarate transaminase, whose amino-acid sequence MSIFEELESEVRSYSRGWPVVFDRAQGSWLHDESGKPYLDFFAGAGALNYGHNNPRLKQALIDYIQRDGVTHALDMFTVAKRDFLQTFRDKILDPRGYGYKVVFPGPGGANAVEAALKLARKVTGRESVINFTNAFHGMTLGALSVTGNSMKRGGAGVPLVHATPMPYDKYFDGAMPDFLYFEKLLQDSGSGLNEPAAVIVEGVQGEGGINAARLEWLKGLDDLCKRHNILLILDDVQMGCGRTGPFFSFEDAGITPDIVCLSKSISGYGLPMALTLIKPELDVWEPGEHNGTFRGISPAFVTATEAIDAYWSDDELEKSTKAKGERIAAAFSGIVEAYPEAKLFAKGRGLARGIEFADGDLAGRVCAEAFARGLLMETSGPDGEVMKLLPPLTLTDDELTQGLSIIDESIKAVLTK is encoded by the coding sequence ATGAGCATCTTCGAAGAGCTCGAATCCGAAGTCCGCAGCTACAGCCGCGGCTGGCCGGTCGTGTTCGACCGCGCGCAGGGCAGCTGGCTGCACGACGAGAGCGGAAAGCCCTATCTGGACTTCTTCGCCGGGGCCGGCGCGCTCAACTACGGGCACAACAACCCGCGGCTGAAGCAGGCCCTGATCGACTACATCCAGCGTGACGGCGTCACCCACGCGCTCGACATGTTCACCGTGGCCAAGCGCGACTTCCTGCAGACCTTCCGAGACAAGATCCTCGACCCGCGCGGGTACGGCTACAAGGTCGTCTTCCCCGGGCCGGGCGGCGCGAACGCCGTCGAAGCGGCGCTGAAGCTGGCGCGCAAGGTGACCGGCCGCGAGTCGGTCATCAACTTCACCAACGCCTTCCACGGCATGACGCTGGGCGCGTTGTCAGTCACCGGCAACTCGATGAAGCGCGGCGGCGCCGGCGTCCCGCTGGTGCACGCCACCCCGATGCCGTACGACAAGTACTTCGACGGCGCGATGCCGGACTTCCTCTACTTCGAGAAGCTCCTGCAGGACTCCGGCAGCGGGCTCAACGAGCCGGCCGCGGTGATCGTCGAAGGCGTGCAGGGCGAAGGCGGCATCAACGCCGCGCGCCTGGAGTGGCTGAAGGGTCTCGACGACCTCTGCAAGCGCCACAACATCCTGCTGATCCTCGACGACGTCCAGATGGGCTGCGGCCGCACCGGGCCGTTCTTCTCCTTCGAGGACGCCGGGATCACGCCGGACATCGTCTGCCTGTCGAAGTCCATCAGCGGCTACGGCCTCCCGATGGCGTTGACGCTCATCAAGCCGGAGCTCGACGTCTGGGAGCCCGGCGAGCACAACGGCACCTTCCGCGGCATCAGCCCCGCGTTCGTCACCGCGACCGAGGCGATCGACGCCTACTGGAGCGACGACGAGCTCGAGAAGTCGACCAAGGCGAAGGGCGAGCGCATCGCCGCCGCGTTCTCGGGCATCGTCGAGGCCTACCCGGAGGCGAAGCTGTTCGCGAAGGGCCGAGGCCTGGCGCGCGGCATCGAGTTCGCGGACGGTGACCTGGCCGGCCGGGTCTGCGCCGAGGCGTTCGCCCGCGGTCTGCTGATGGAAACCTCCGGCCCCGACGGCGAAGTCATGAAGCTGCTGCCGCCGCTCACGCTGACCGACGACGAGCTCACGCAGGGCTTGTCGATCATCGACGAGTCCATCAAGGCCGTCCTGACCAAGTAA
- a CDS encoding maleylpyruvate isomerase family mycothiol-dependent enzyme, which yields MSPTRWGPPIDVLPYFSKEEQALMTLLSALTVEDWTRPTKCVGWSVKDVAAHLLGDKVGRLSRGRDGHAPEGPRPGEPFPRFIDRLNEEWVVACRRLSTDVLLTMLYEFMGQTTEYWAQLDLDVLGEPVTWAGGEPAPRWLDAARDYSEFWVHHVQIREALEHTPLEPEYAEPIADTFVRALPHTLRDVDARVGKQVGYAVTGQGKWYARRERDGWVLDRGAPPSRTPLASVTTDLDTFWRLCTRNGAALDRVRTAGDENVCALLLGMTSIIA from the coding sequence ATGAGTCCGACGCGCTGGGGCCCGCCGATCGACGTCCTCCCGTACTTCTCCAAAGAAGAGCAAGCGCTGATGACGCTGCTCAGCGCGCTGACCGTCGAGGACTGGACGCGGCCGACGAAGTGCGTCGGCTGGTCGGTCAAGGACGTCGCCGCCCACCTGCTGGGTGACAAGGTCGGTCGGCTGTCTCGCGGCCGGGACGGGCACGCGCCCGAGGGCCCCCGGCCGGGTGAGCCGTTCCCCCGGTTCATCGACCGGCTCAACGAGGAGTGGGTCGTCGCCTGCCGCCGTCTCTCGACGGACGTCCTGCTCACCATGCTGTACGAGTTCATGGGCCAGACGACCGAGTACTGGGCGCAGCTCGACCTCGACGTCCTCGGCGAGCCGGTGACGTGGGCCGGCGGCGAGCCCGCGCCGCGCTGGCTGGACGCGGCCCGTGACTACTCGGAGTTCTGGGTCCACCACGTGCAGATCCGCGAGGCGCTGGAGCACACGCCGCTGGAACCCGAGTACGCCGAGCCGATCGCCGACACCTTCGTGCGGGCACTGCCCCACACCCTGCGTGACGTCGACGCCCGCGTCGGCAAGCAGGTCGGCTACGCGGTGACCGGCCAGGGCAAATGGTACGCGCGCCGCGAGCGCGACGGCTGGGTGCTGGACCGCGGCGCGCCGCCGTCACGCACCCCGCTGGCCTCCGTGACGACAGACCTGGACACGTTCTGGCGGCTCTGCACCCGCAACGGCGCCGCGCTCGACCGCGTCCGGACGGCCGGTGACGAAAACGTTTGCGCGCTGCTGCTCGGGATGACCTCGATCATCGCCTGA
- a CDS encoding winged helix-turn-helix transcriptional regulator, whose amino-acid sequence MDSGEVPPAEMCSLREVLDLVGDKWAIRVLVLLGDGPRRFSELERALAGVSRRMLSLTLRGLERNGLVTRTVYPEVPPRVEYTMTPHAIELDEPLHALSAWAAKHRAKVAEARRAFDVA is encoded by the coding sequence ATGGACAGCGGCGAAGTTCCTCCGGCGGAGATGTGCTCCCTGCGCGAGGTGCTGGATCTGGTGGGCGACAAATGGGCGATCCGGGTCCTGGTCCTGCTCGGCGACGGACCCCGGCGGTTCAGCGAACTGGAGCGCGCACTCGCCGGCGTCTCCCGGCGGATGCTGTCGCTGACGCTGCGCGGCCTGGAACGCAACGGGCTGGTGACGCGGACGGTTTACCCGGAGGTCCCGCCCCGGGTCGAGTACACGATGACGCCGCACGCGATCGAGCTGGACGAGCCGCTGCACGCGTTGTCGGCATGGGCGGCGAAGCACCGGGCGAAGGTCGCCGAGGCGCGGCGGGCGTTCGACGTCGCCTAA
- a CDS encoding ectoine synthase has translation MLVRTLDEITDTDADIKTENWRSKRIILAKEGVGFSVHETTLYAGTVNDFWYANHIEAVFITSGEGEIEDLATGKVYELKPGTLYLLNDHDKHQVRPKTEIKCVCVFNPPVTGREVHDENGVYPLITEDA, from the coding sequence GTGCTCGTCCGCACGCTCGACGAGATCACCGACACCGACGCCGACATCAAGACCGAGAACTGGCGCAGCAAGCGGATCATCCTCGCCAAGGAGGGCGTCGGCTTCTCGGTGCACGAGACCACGCTGTACGCGGGGACGGTCAACGACTTCTGGTACGCCAACCACATCGAGGCCGTGTTCATCACCTCCGGCGAGGGCGAGATCGAGGACCTGGCCACCGGCAAGGTGTACGAGCTCAAGCCCGGGACGCTGTACCTGCTCAACGACCACGACAAGCACCAGGTCCGGCCGAAGACCGAGATCAAGTGCGTGTGCGTGTTCAACCCCCCGGTGACCGGCCGCGAGGTGCACGACGAAAACGGTGTGTACCCGCTGATCACCGAGGACGCGTAG
- the thpD gene encoding ectoine hydroxylase has product MTLTDTRVDDRYPTRITGTPAQLPRVHPTVWGTEADGPIDAATLANHETKGYTVVEDTLSVGEVQTYWQELVRLSSDRELAQDERVIAEAKTGEVRSIFDVHEISDLIAELVRDPRVLDRARQLLGSEVYLHQSRVNYMPGFKGTGFYWHSDFETWHAEDGMPSPRAVSCSIALTDNHPFNGGLMIMPGSHRTFVQCAGETPDDNYKSSLKDQRVGVPNEDDITKMAAEYGIDQFTGQAGSALWFDSNIMHGSGNNITPYPRSNIFLVFNSVENALREPFAASTPRPAFIAGRDSTPISR; this is encoded by the coding sequence GTGACGCTGACGGACACCCGGGTCGACGACCGCTACCCGACCCGGATCACCGGTACGCCGGCGCAGCTGCCGCGCGTGCACCCCACCGTGTGGGGTACCGAAGCCGACGGCCCGATCGACGCCGCGACGCTGGCGAACCACGAGACCAAGGGTTACACCGTGGTCGAGGACACGCTCTCCGTCGGAGAGGTCCAGACGTACTGGCAGGAGCTGGTGCGGCTGTCCTCCGACCGGGAGCTCGCCCAGGACGAGCGCGTGATCGCCGAGGCGAAGACCGGTGAGGTCCGGTCGATCTTCGACGTCCACGAAATCTCGGACCTGATCGCCGAGCTGGTGCGCGACCCGCGCGTGCTGGACCGGGCCCGGCAGCTGCTGGGCTCCGAGGTGTACCTCCACCAGAGCCGCGTCAACTACATGCCGGGGTTCAAGGGCACCGGGTTCTACTGGCACTCGGACTTCGAAACCTGGCACGCGGAGGACGGCATGCCGTCCCCGCGCGCGGTCAGCTGCTCCATCGCGCTGACGGACAACCACCCGTTCAACGGCGGCCTGATGATCATGCCGGGTTCGCACCGGACGTTCGTCCAGTGCGCCGGCGAGACGCCGGACGACAACTACAAGAGCTCGCTCAAGGACCAGCGGGTCGGCGTGCCGAACGAGGACGACATCACGAAGATGGCGGCCGAGTACGGCATCGACCAGTTCACCGGCCAGGCGGGCTCGGCGCTGTGGTTCGACTCGAACATCATGCACGGCTCCGGGAACAACATCACCCCGTACCCGCGCTCGAACATCTTCCTGGTGTTCAACAGCGTGGAGAACGCCCTGCGGGAGCCGTTCGCGGCGAGCACCCCGCGGCCCGCCTTCATCGCCGGACGCGATTCGACGCCGATCTCGCGCTGA
- a CDS encoding zinc-dependent alcohol dehydrogenase family protein, translating to MTKTVRFAGEGGPEVLELVDVELGEPGPGELRLRVEAIGLNRAEAMFRAGLYFERADEFPAKLGYSASGIVEALGDGVTAFEVGDEVSTVAGFSMRDYGVYGEAAIVPASAVLRRPEGLDAVETVALWGPFLTAYGALVDEGRVRPGDFVLITAASSSVGLATIDVANHIGAIPIAATRTAAKKQRLLDAGAAHVIVTDDEDITGRTLEITGERGAEFVFDAVAGEGVRKLAAATAKGGTLVVYGALDTKETPFPLWFVPTMRLFNAFDLTLDPGRLARAEHFVRAGVRAGTFRPRVDRTFDLTAVAEAHRHLEANGQFGKVVVTVGG from the coding sequence ATGACCAAGACAGTGCGGTTCGCGGGCGAAGGCGGACCGGAAGTGCTGGAGCTCGTGGACGTCGAGCTCGGCGAGCCGGGCCCTGGTGAGCTGCGGCTGCGGGTCGAGGCGATCGGGCTCAACCGTGCCGAGGCGATGTTCCGCGCCGGCCTTTACTTCGAACGCGCCGACGAGTTCCCGGCGAAGCTCGGCTACTCCGCGTCCGGGATCGTCGAAGCGCTCGGCGACGGCGTCACCGCCTTCGAGGTCGGCGACGAGGTCAGCACAGTCGCGGGCTTCTCGATGCGGGACTACGGCGTTTACGGCGAGGCGGCGATCGTGCCCGCGTCCGCCGTGCTCCGGCGTCCCGAAGGGCTCGACGCCGTCGAAACCGTGGCGCTGTGGGGGCCGTTCCTCACCGCGTACGGCGCGCTCGTCGACGAAGGACGTGTACGGCCGGGAGACTTCGTGCTGATCACGGCCGCGTCGAGCAGTGTCGGGCTGGCGACGATCGACGTCGCCAACCACATCGGCGCCATCCCGATCGCCGCGACGCGCACGGCCGCGAAGAAGCAGCGGCTCCTCGACGCGGGCGCCGCGCACGTGATCGTCACCGACGACGAGGACATCACCGGACGCACGCTCGAGATAACCGGCGAGAGGGGCGCGGAGTTCGTCTTCGACGCCGTCGCCGGCGAGGGGGTCCGCAAGCTGGCCGCGGCCACGGCGAAGGGCGGGACGCTCGTCGTCTACGGCGCGCTCGACACGAAGGAAACACCCTTCCCGCTGTGGTTCGTGCCGACGATGCGGCTGTTCAACGCGTTCGACCTGACCCTGGACCCCGGCCGCCTCGCCCGCGCGGAGCACTTCGTCCGCGCCGGCGTCCGGGCCGGGACGTTCCGGCCGCGGGTGGACCGGACGTTCGACCTCACCGCCGTCGCCGAGGCGCACCGCCACCTCGAGGCCAACGGCCAGTTCGGCAAGGTGGTGGTCACCGTGGGGGGCTGA
- a CDS encoding Abi-alpha family protein yields the protein MNAERPNGRGAADDVADLARRAGQLAGWAARTGFALGRKLPGVETAERGVREVERQLLTELRRRLDEVDDPYHAALTAASAMNRPTAVEATVTLVPARDNHGEPLRAAMAELLNHSIGFGRDRAREYFYAIILRQLTPDEARILSALSDGSPFPAIDVVERTGLGGNGRVVLRNASTVGKAAGVSLPDQVPGYVTRLIGLGLVNLDEEVPTLETQYEILLTDETVRDAEKHVKRAKFVRRTIHISRLGAQFWQACDPSFG from the coding sequence GTGAACGCAGAGCGACCGAACGGCCGGGGTGCCGCCGACGACGTGGCCGACCTGGCCCGCCGCGCCGGTCAGCTGGCAGGCTGGGCCGCGCGCACCGGGTTCGCGCTCGGCCGCAAGCTCCCCGGCGTGGAGACCGCCGAACGCGGGGTGCGGGAGGTGGAACGTCAGCTGCTGACCGAGCTGCGCCGCCGGCTCGACGAGGTCGACGACCCGTACCACGCGGCGCTCACCGCGGCGTCGGCGATGAACCGGCCCACCGCGGTCGAAGCCACCGTCACGCTGGTGCCGGCGCGGGACAACCACGGCGAGCCGCTGCGCGCCGCGATGGCCGAGCTGCTCAATCACTCCATCGGCTTCGGGCGCGACCGGGCCCGCGAGTACTTCTACGCGATCATCCTGCGCCAGCTGACGCCGGACGAGGCCCGCATCCTGTCCGCGCTGTCCGACGGCTCGCCGTTCCCCGCGATCGACGTCGTCGAGCGGACGGGCCTCGGCGGCAACGGCCGGGTCGTGCTGCGCAACGCGTCCACGGTCGGCAAGGCGGCCGGGGTGTCGCTGCCCGACCAGGTGCCCGGCTACGTCACCCGGCTGATTGGGCTCGGCCTCGTCAACCTCGACGAAGAGGTACCGACGCTGGAGACGCAGTACGAAATCCTGCTGACCGACGAGACCGTCCGCGACGCCGAGAAGCACGTCAAGCGCGCGAAGTTCGTCCGGCGGACGATCCACATCTCGCGCCTGGGGGCGCAGTTCTGGCAGGCCTGCGACCCGAGCTTCGGCTAG
- a CDS encoding DUF445 domain-containing protein, whose protein sequence is MGAFLGGILADFGQHWPLYVSIPVVAALIGYGTKLVAIRMMFQPVEFIGLKPFLGWQGIVPKRAARMASIACDTMTEQLIKPAEVIARLDAARIAQEIEKPLLAGVEDIVREVAAHYQPGLWDSLPVRVQRLVIERVQHESPRMVAAVLDLIKSDVDSVFDLKGMVVTSLVKDKRLLNRIFQEAGAKEFKFIARSGLVFGGAIGVIQMVAWILFEFPPIMPVFGLFTGWFTDWLALRMIFYPIEPRRYFGVQWQGLFLKRRAEVAEAYGSLIAQEIITPRNVIEAILHGPLSDRVLALIQRQLDRELGSVAKPLLVFAVGSRKYQDMKLAIASQIMSRLPETMRYIEDYATDAMDIRNVLVSKMKQLSPHEFERLLRPAFEQDEWILIATGAVLGFAVGEAQVLILEHLAV, encoded by the coding sequence ATGGGGGCCTTCCTTGGCGGCATCCTCGCCGACTTCGGGCAGCACTGGCCCCTCTACGTCTCGATCCCGGTCGTGGCCGCGCTGATCGGCTACGGCACGAAGCTCGTCGCGATCCGGATGATGTTCCAGCCGGTGGAGTTCATCGGCCTCAAGCCCTTCCTCGGCTGGCAGGGCATCGTGCCCAAGCGCGCCGCGCGGATGGCGAGCATCGCCTGCGACACGATGACCGAGCAGCTCATCAAGCCGGCCGAGGTCATCGCCCGGCTCGACGCCGCCCGGATCGCCCAGGAGATCGAGAAACCGCTGCTGGCGGGCGTCGAGGACATCGTCCGCGAAGTGGCGGCCCACTACCAGCCGGGACTGTGGGATTCGCTGCCGGTGCGGGTGCAGCGGCTGGTGATCGAGCGCGTCCAGCACGAGTCGCCGCGGATGGTCGCCGCCGTGCTCGACCTGATCAAGTCCGATGTGGACAGTGTGTTCGACCTGAAGGGCATGGTGGTCACCAGCCTGGTCAAGGACAAGCGGCTGCTCAACCGGATCTTCCAGGAGGCGGGCGCGAAGGAGTTCAAGTTCATCGCCCGCTCCGGCCTGGTGTTCGGCGGCGCGATCGGCGTCATCCAGATGGTGGCGTGGATCCTGTTCGAGTTCCCGCCGATCATGCCGGTGTTCGGCCTGTTCACCGGCTGGTTCACCGACTGGCTTGCGCTGCGGATGATCTTCTACCCGATCGAGCCACGCCGCTATTTCGGTGTCCAGTGGCAAGGGCTGTTCCTGAAGCGGCGCGCGGAGGTCGCGGAGGCGTACGGTTCGCTGATCGCGCAGGAGATCATCACGCCGCGCAACGTCATCGAGGCGATCCTCCACGGGCCGCTGTCGGACCGGGTGCTGGCGCTGATCCAGCGCCAGCTCGACCGGGAGCTGGGAAGTGTCGCGAAGCCGTTGCTGGTGTTCGCGGTGGGCAGCCGGAAGTACCAGGACATGAAGCTGGCGATCGCGTCCCAGATCATGTCGCGGCTGCCGGAGACGATGCGCTACATCGAGGATTACGCGACGGACGCGATGGACATCCGGAACGTGCTGGTGTCGAAGATGAAGCAGTTGTCCCCGCACGAGTTCGAGCGCCTCTTGCGGCCGGCCTTCGAGCAGGACGAGTGGATCCTGATCGCGACGGGCGCGGTGCTCGGCTTCGCGGTCGGTGAGGCGCAGGTCCTGATCCTGGAGCACCTGGCCGTTTAG
- a CDS encoding patatin-like protein — MAETEPWQQEIRLAVTMVGGASLAIWMGGVATETSQLLRESRGDAEPGLYRKLLDVLRATVSVDVLTGTSAGGINAACLGLAEAFGSTPQVLRDTWITVGSLENLIRDAREGRPRSVLDGDRVLLGDVEMALRDITGKGTPPAEEPDITVLLTGTMIDGETTRFDDALGNLVRDTEHRMLFRFCGPLWTNGVEGPLALAARSTASFPGAFELSRMPVGADGTDRLHPDMTPYTELTRSHWLTDGGVLLNKPLRPALREIFERPSHADVRRLLLYVVPTGERETDAVGCDAANPPLLSNAMAKVVNTVMSQSISAELDDLTRHNDAVLRARDTRVSLAALGLRGGPECLVDERIAAAYLERRTAEDAAELVRVAARRYALSDADTPDREWASGMSRQLRAIAVTGLSSGVPAGPPPAALTVPELVGYRTTALDDAVATGLQLINAGFRLRPDATRAKELNDARAQLHVARRTAGRGVRLAQWVAAHAGPGASSTLEAWIRELAEEWAGLGQSAAVAEAWPMVIAGLRAAAPTLQALAAEDDAGTVTTLLNWLALGPDAAADDVVQARLVTLHVATRGLLAQAPSVDQRVDLVQVSADSRTLLDMTRRRSWDKLTGMQASYFGAFYKASWRASDWMWGRVDGAGWLAQCLLDPVRLETLREIVGRDRFRDELVAAFGPLWRKPDERDRCTPAETAELRDQLTAELAFLGLDADLQPVEFEPGRPLSMPVTAMVLARARQAEIAAEELPVVTLASRYDADDRRGIEDALKEDLPRADVGTAQAQFQACRVSAEKLAGEQGTARLTRTLVALGAATVNAGTVAFQLPGGWPQTVAGMLRTVARSTAKVSQGASRLGTAGSLAAGVLALLAGLVLGSNGGSVLQWVGLPVLAGAVVYLATALLTTGRTARKLFAVLGVVVVAALLSAAFLPPLAQPFFGWLGSVVAGWRRGEGAVWWLVVSGLLILPAVVMPVSGIWRRIRHRRGA, encoded by the coding sequence ATGGCCGAAACTGAACCTTGGCAGCAGGAGATCCGCCTGGCCGTGACCATGGTCGGGGGCGCCAGCCTGGCCATCTGGATGGGCGGGGTCGCCACCGAGACGTCGCAATTGCTGCGGGAGTCGCGGGGTGACGCCGAGCCCGGGCTGTACCGGAAGCTCCTCGACGTGCTGCGCGCGACCGTTTCGGTCGACGTCCTGACCGGCACCAGTGCCGGCGGGATCAACGCCGCCTGCCTGGGCCTGGCCGAGGCGTTCGGCTCCACGCCGCAGGTTCTGCGGGACACCTGGATCACCGTCGGCTCGCTGGAGAACCTGATCCGGGATGCCCGCGAGGGCCGGCCGCGGTCGGTGCTCGACGGGGACCGCGTGCTGCTCGGCGACGTCGAGATGGCCCTGCGGGACATCACCGGCAAGGGCACTCCGCCCGCCGAGGAGCCCGACATCACCGTGCTGCTCACCGGCACGATGATCGACGGCGAGACCACCCGGTTCGACGACGCGCTCGGGAACCTGGTGCGCGACACCGAACACCGGATGCTCTTCCGGTTCTGCGGTCCACTGTGGACGAACGGGGTGGAGGGGCCGCTCGCGCTGGCGGCCCGCTCCACCGCGTCGTTCCCCGGCGCGTTCGAGCTGTCCCGGATGCCGGTCGGCGCCGACGGCACCGACCGGCTGCACCCCGACATGACGCCGTACACCGAGCTGACGCGGTCGCACTGGTTGACCGACGGTGGCGTGCTGCTGAACAAGCCGCTGCGGCCGGCGCTGCGCGAGATCTTCGAGCGCCCGTCGCACGCGGACGTCCGGCGGCTGCTGCTCTACGTCGTGCCGACCGGCGAGCGCGAGACCGACGCCGTCGGCTGCGACGCGGCGAACCCGCCGCTGCTGTCGAACGCGATGGCCAAGGTCGTCAACACCGTGATGAGCCAGTCGATCAGCGCCGAGCTGGACGACCTGACCCGGCACAACGACGCCGTGCTCCGCGCCCGGGACACGCGGGTCTCGCTGGCTGCGCTCGGGCTGCGCGGCGGGCCGGAATGCCTGGTGGACGAGCGGATCGCCGCCGCCTACCTCGAGCGGCGGACCGCCGAGGACGCCGCCGAGCTCGTCCGGGTCGCCGCGCGCCGGTACGCACTGTCCGATGCGGACACTCCGGACCGCGAGTGGGCGTCCGGGATGTCGCGGCAGCTGCGCGCGATCGCCGTGACCGGGCTGAGCAGCGGCGTCCCGGCCGGGCCGCCGCCCGCCGCCCTGACGGTGCCCGAGCTGGTCGGTTACCGGACGACCGCGCTCGACGACGCCGTCGCGACCGGCCTGCAGCTGATCAACGCCGGGTTCCGGCTCCGGCCGGACGCCACCCGCGCGAAGGAGCTCAACGACGCGCGCGCCCAGCTGCACGTGGCGCGCCGGACCGCCGGGCGCGGCGTGCGGCTCGCGCAGTGGGTCGCCGCGCACGCCGGGCCCGGCGCGAGCAGCACCCTCGAAGCCTGGATCCGTGAGCTCGCCGAGGAATGGGCGGGCCTTGGTCAGTCGGCGGCGGTCGCCGAGGCGTGGCCGATGGTGATCGCGGGCCTGCGTGCGGCGGCGCCGACACTGCAGGCACTGGCCGCCGAAGACGACGCCGGCACGGTGACCACGCTGCTGAACTGGCTGGCGCTGGGCCCGGACGCCGCGGCCGACGACGTCGTCCAGGCCCGGCTGGTGACGCTGCACGTGGCGACGCGCGGGCTGCTCGCGCAGGCGCCTTCGGTCGACCAGCGGGTCGACTTGGTGCAGGTCAGCGCCGATTCGCGGACGCTGCTGGACATGACGCGGCGCCGGTCGTGGGACAAGCTGACCGGGATGCAGGCGAGCTATTTCGGCGCCTTCTACAAGGCGTCGTGGCGGGCCAGTGACTGGATGTGGGGCCGCGTGGACGGCGCGGGCTGGCTGGCGCAGTGCCTGCTCGACCCGGTCCGCCTGGAGACGCTGCGGGAGATCGTCGGGCGGGACCGGTTCCGCGACGAGCTCGTCGCCGCGTTCGGCCCGCTCTGGCGCAAGCCGGACGAACGGGACCGGTGCACCCCGGCCGAGACGGCCGAGCTGCGCGACCAGCTGACCGCCGAACTGGCGTTCCTCGGGCTCGACGCCGACCTCCAGCCGGTCGAGTTCGAACCCGGCCGGCCACTCAGCATGCCGGTGACGGCCATGGTGCTGGCCCGCGCGCGCCAGGCCGAGATCGCCGCGGAGGAACTGCCGGTCGTCACGCTCGCGTCGCGCTACGACGCCGACGACCGCCGTGGCATCGAGGACGCGCTGAAGGAGGACCTGCCCCGTGCCGACGTCGGGACCGCGCAGGCCCAGTTCCAGGCCTGCCGCGTCTCGGCGGAGAAGCTCGCCGGCGAGCAGGGCACCGCGCGGCTGACCCGGACCCTGGTCGCGCTCGGCGCCGCGACGGTCAACGCCGGGACGGTCGCGTTCCAGTTGCCCGGCGGCTGGCCGCAGACGGTCGCGGGCATGCTGCGGACCGTCGCCAGGAGCACGGCGAAGGTTTCCCAAGGCGCGTCCCGGCTCGGCACGGCGGGCTCGCTCGCGGCCGGCGTGCTGGCCCTGCTGGCCGGGCTGGTGCTCGGCAGCAACGGCGGCTCGGTGCTGCAGTGGGTCGGCCTGCCGGTCCTCGCGGGCGCGGTCGTCTACCTGGCGACGGCCCTGCTCACGACGGGCCGGACCGCGCGGAAGCTGTTCGCCGTGCTCGGCGTCGTCGTCGTCGCGGCGCTGCTGTCGGCGGCGTTCCTGCCCCCGCTGGCCCAGCCGTTCTTCGGCTGGCTCGGCAGCGTGGTGGCGGGCTGGCGGCGCGGCGAAGGCGCCGTGTGGTGGCTGGTGGTCTCCGGACTGCTGATCCTGCCCGCGGTCGTGATGCCGGTGAGCGGGATCTGGCGGCGGATCCGGCACCGCCGCGGCGCCTGA